In a single window of the Tachyglossus aculeatus isolate mTacAcu1 chromosome 14, mTacAcu1.pri, whole genome shotgun sequence genome:
- the SRP54 gene encoding signal recognition particle 54 kDa protein, producing MVLADLGRKITSALRSLSNATIINEEVLNAMLKEVCTALLEADVNIKLVKQLRENVKSAIDLEEMASGLNKRKMIQHAVFKELVKLVDPGVKAWTPTKGKQNVIMFVGLQGSGKTTTCSKLAYYYQRKGWKTCLICADTFRAGAFDQLKQNATKARIPFYGSYTEMDPVIIASEGVEKFKNENFEIIIVDTSGRHKQEDSLFEEMLQVANAVQPDNIVYVMDASIGQACEAQAKAFKDKVDVASVIVTKLDGHAKGGGALSAVAATKSPIIFIGTGEHIDDFEPFKTQPFISKLLGMGDIEGLIDKVNELKLDDNEALIEKLKHGQFTLRDMYEQFQNIMKMGPFSQILGMIPGFGTDFMSKGNEQESMARLKKLMTIMDSMNDQELDSTDGAKVFSKQPGRIQRVARGSGVSTRDVQELLTQYTKFAQMVKKMGGIKGLFKGGDMSKNVSQSQMAKLNQQMAKMMDPRVLHHMGGMAGLQSMMRQFQQGAAGNMKGMMGFNNM from the exons ATGGTGCTAGCAGATCTTGGAAGGAAAATAACCTCGGCGCTACGCTCATTGagcaatgccaccattattaatgaAGAG GTCTTAAATGCTATGCTAAAAGAAGTGTGTACGGCCCTGTTGGAAGCTGATGTTAATATTAAGCTGGTGAAGCAGCTACGAGAAAATGTCAA GTCGGCGATTGATCTTGAAGAAATGGCATCTGGCCTCAacaaaagaaaaatgattcagcaTGCTGTCTTTAAAGAACTTGTGAAG CTTGTGGACCCGGGAGTCAAAGCCTGGACTCCTACCAAAGGAAAACAGAACGTTATAATGTTTGTTGGGCTGCAGGGGAGCGGGAAAACCACAACGTGTTCAAAG TTAGCCTACTATTACCAGAGAAAAGGTTGGAAGACCTGTTTGATATGTGCAGACACATTCAGAGCAG GGGCTTTTGACCAGCTAAAACAGAATGCTACCAAAGCCAGAATTCCATTCTATGGAAG TTATACTGAAATGGACCCTGTAATCATCGCCTCTGAAGGTGTGGAAAAATTCAAGAATGAAAATTTTGAAATTATCATTGTTGACACAAGTGGCCGTCACAAACAAGAAGACTCTCTGTTTGAAGAAATGCTTCAAGTTGCTAATGCAGTA CAACCTGACAACATCGTGTACGTGATGGACGCGTCCATTGGGCAGGCTTGTGAAGCTCAAGCGAAGGCTTTCAAAGACAAAGTGGACGTGGCCTCCGTTATCGTGACGAAACTTGATGGGCACGCGAAAGGAGGCGGTGCGCTCAGTGC AGTTGCCGCTACAAAAAGTCCAATTATTTTCATTGGAACTGGAGAACATATAGATGACTTTGAGCCTTTCAAAACCCAGCCTTTCATTAGCAAACTTCTTG GTATGGGTGACATAGAAGGATTGATAGATAAAGTCAATGAGTTGAAACTGGATGATAATGAAGCGCTTATAGAAAAACTAAAACATG GCCAGTTTACATTGAGAGACATGTATGAACAATTCCAAAACATCATGAAAATGGGTCCCTTCAGTCAAATCTTG GGTATGATCCCTGGCTTTGGAACAGATTTTATGAGCAAAGGCAATGAGCAGGAATCAATGGCAAGGCTAAAGaaattaatgacaataatggatAGCATGAATGATCAAG AACTCGATAGTACAGACGGTGCCAAGGTTTTCAGTAAGCAGCCGGGACGAATTCAAAGAGTAGCAAGAGGTTCAGGTGTCTCTACAAGAGATGTTCAAGAGCTTTTGACCCAGTATACCAAGTTTGCCCAGATGGTGAAAAAGATGGGTGGCATCAAGGGGCTTTTCAAAG GGGGTGACATGTCAAAGAATGTGAGCCAGTCCCAGATGGCAAAACTGAATCAGCAGATGGCGAAAATGATGGATCCAAGAGTTCTTCATCACATGG